In Stanieria sp. NIES-3757, the DNA window TGCAATGACTAGCTTCATTTCCATTTGTGCCAAAGCTGAACCCAAACAACGACGATTTCCACCGCCAAAAGGCAAATATTCATAAGGCGAATACTGTCTTTCTAAAAAACGTTCTGGTCGAAATAGTTCGGGTTGAGGATAAAGATCTTCTCGCCAATGAGTTAAATAAATAGAAATACCAAAAGCAGTTCCTGCTGGAAACTGATAATCTAAAATTTGCAAAGGTGCTTTGGCTCTCCGAGTAAATGTACCAGTCGTAATCGGATAAATTCTTAAAGTTTCGGCAATTGTAGCGTTGAGATAGGGTAATTGAACAATTTGATGCCAAGTTCTTTCCTCACCCAATTCATTTAATTCATGGAGTATTTTCTCTTTAACTTGAGGAAGATAATGAACCCAATATAATGCCCAAACTAACGCAGAAGCAGTAGTTTCATGACCTGCCATCAACATGGTGATTAACTCGTCATGAATTTCTTCATCACTCATGGGTTTGCCAGTTTCATCGGTTGTGGCTAGAAGTAAGCTTAAAATATCTTTGCCGATTGGTTGCGTTTGTTCTCGACGCGCTTTAATTTCTTCGTATAGTAATTCTTTAATTTGTTTTCTTAAAACAACAAAACGTCCCCAAGGACTCCATGCACCCCAATCTTGGCGGAGAAATTCAAAGAAAATTAAACTAGAACTCAAAGGCGAACTGATAATCTCTAACCAAGCACAAAGAAGTTGTCTCAGTTGTGCGTAACGTGGTTGTTGAGAGTTGAGTCCAAATACAATCTGTAAAATCACTCGCAGAGTAATTTCTTGCATATAGGTGCGGACTCGAATCAATTCTCCTATTTGCCATTGATTAGTTACTTGTTTGGTAATTTCAATAATTTGTTCGCCATAACTTTGCAAACATTCGCCATGAAAAACAGGCATTAATAACTTTCTTTGACGTTGATGAAATTCACCATCTTGAATAATGAGAGAGTTGTTGCCTACCAAAAATTCCAAACCAGCATTATTTTTCCCAATCTCAAACTTTTCTGATGGAGTAGTAAAAACTTCTTTAATTGCTTGGGGATTACTGAGAACCACCAGAGGAGAAGAGGTGTGTCTGCCAAGTTGGTAAATATCGCCATAACGATCGTAGTTTTCGTTAAAGTATTCTAAGGGCTGAAAAATAAACTTAAACAGACGTAACGTTCTCAACCAGCGAGAATTTGGAGGACCAGGTGGTTGTCTCATAGTAGTCAGTTTGAGCGAACAATTTTTTATTGTGACAAATAGTTTAATGATTGCGCTCGTTAATTGTTGATGTTGATTGACTATCACTACTTTTGAAGATGTAGTGAGAAAAACTTAACGAACATAATCAACTTTAATTGAAGTAAATTAATTGAAAATGAATATTCGCTACAATTACTGACTTAAAAACAGGAAAATTGTTTGATTAAATCTTCTTAATGTATTAATGAATAGCTTTTTAGCTTTTGATAATTATGTACAGTAAATTGTAATATCTTCGCCACATTGATCGGCAAGAAAACAAAGTGCGCGAAATCTTAAAGTCATCAACTGTTCGTAAAGAGGATTCAGTTTGCACAGTGGCGGAATACGAAACATAACTCGACCAAACAAACGAACTTCGCGGGCAAAAGGACATTGAGCAGGAATTAACCTTACAATTTGACGTGCTACTTGTTCTGACTGAATTTCTAAGTTATCAAACTGTTTTTGAATGAATTGGATGGGATTTGGAAATTTATTGTTTTTTTTCTCTGTTAAGCTTGACATATCGATGTTTATTTAACTCTGATCTAGTTGAACTATATTTAGTCTAGACATAAGTTCAGAAGATGACAAGCCAAGATTAATATAAGTTTCTTTTATCTTTAATTGGTTAAATTTATCAAAAGATTCAATTGAGCAAAAATGAAAATTCAAGTAGAGCTTAAAAAATGGGGTAATAGCTTAGGTTTAAGGATTCCTTACCAAATCGCTGAATATTTAAGAATTACTGAAAATAGTAAGGTCAGTTTGGTTGTTGAAGGAGATTGTTTGATTGTAAAGAAGGAAAAACCCATGCCTAATCTTGATGAAATTTTAGATATTATTCCCGATAACTTTGAGTACCCAGAAGATATTGCTGGTTTTGTTAATAGCGAACCAGTTGGTAACAAATTGATATAACAGTTCTTACTTATATTAGGTACATCCGTTCGATACTGATTGAGCGTTGGTCGCGCAGCGCGCCTTCGGCGGGGTTGATAGTTGATTGTTGATGAATAATCAACTATCAACAATTAACAAAGTCGAGGTTTTGACTGTATATGCTTAAAGCTGAGAACGCTATATTACAGCAATACATTCAATTTCTACTAGGACATCTTTGGGTAAACGGGATACTTCAACACAAGCACGGGCGGGAGCAGTAGCTTCATCGAAATATTGACCATAAACTTGATTTACAGTACCAAAATTACCTAAATCAGTTAGAAAGACTGAAGTTTTGACTACATTTTCCCAATTAGCACCAGCTTCTTTTAAAATTGCTTCGATATTGCTCATGACTTGCTGAGTTTGTTTGGCAACATCTCCACTGCCGACAATTTCCCCTGTTTGTGGATCGAGAGCAATTTGTCCAGCTACAAAAATCATTTGTCCAGAAGTTGCGATCGCTTGATTATAAGGACCTACGGGTGCAGGTGCGTTTTGGGTGCGGATAATTTTTTTATTACTCATAAATTTTTAATTTTAATAATGGGGGCGAATGCCATAATGACGATAACGCCAATAGTCTTTCATGATGCGATCGTGATCGAAACACAGAGAAGTCGGAATTTCCCAGGAGTGAAAGATACCGATATTTTTGGCATCATCGGCTGCTTGAGGTTGTCCAGTCGCCTTAGCAATAAAGACAATGGCGAGAGTATGTTGACGAGGATCGCGGTTTGGTTCGGAGTAGACTTGAAACTGTTCGACTAATTCTACATCTAAACTTACTTCTTCTTTGGCTTCTCTAATGGCTGCGGTTTCGGCTGACTCGCCATAATCGATAAAACCTCCTGGAATTGCCCAACCAAAAGGAGTATTTTTTCTTTCAATTAGAACAATCGGTCGCTCAGAGCGATCGCTTAATTCAATAATGATATCTACTGTAGGTGCAGGATTACGATGAGTCACATTTACTGAAGGATTTTGATTATCTCGGCTTTAAATCATATCATTAATTGTCTATTTACAATTCGCAATCAAGCAACTTTTGGTTAGCAAGCTCGGTCTTAAAGATTAGATTAATAATTACTCAAAAAGTATGCCAATCTCTGTCAAGGCGAATCTCTGTTTGCTTCTACGATTACTGTTATCAGAATTGGGATGACTTGTGATTGGTTGTTTGTTATTTATAACAATTTTAAGCTTATTGATATTTGGTAATGAATAGAAAATTATTGAAAGCTAATCAATTATTTGTCACTGTTTTGCTCGGTTTAATTTTAAGTGTGACTACAACAAAATTTTCTTCGCTGTTTAATGTTTCTTTAGTAAGAGCAGACAATATTCAAACTGAAACAGATAATATTAATGAGGTTGATTTAATTGAATTAGGAGTTCCTCCTTTTCGTCAAGACGCGCCTAAAAACAACCCCAATCGAGCTAGTTCCATCGAACTGAAATTAATCTCTACTACACCAAATCAAATTACTGATACTGAAGCTTGGTTTGAGCGTAATAATATATCTTTACCAACTTATCAAATTCCCAATTTTAATCTTAATCAAATAGGCGATCTTCCTGATTATCTTCCCATTTCTTTTGGAGATACTATTATAGTTAAAGCAATTCATTACCCTGACCAGGATTTTTTAATTTATGGTAATGATTATGGAGATGGTCGCTATTTATTTAGTTACGATTCAGATTCCCATCAATTTACTGCTGGTTATGACTTTAGCAATTATTCATTATCACCAGATTATGTAGAAAGCGATCTAGATTTTGTCAATCAAAGTTTAACTTGGGTTAATCAGGAAGATAATATTTTGTATGTGTCTCATAGCCATAATACTTATGCTCAATCTTCCCTAGGTATGAATGGTTATCTCACTGCAATTAATACAGACAACAATCAAATTATTTGGCGTAGTCAACCCTTAGTTTGTAATGCAGGTAATTTTGAAATTATTAATGAAGTAATTATCTGTGGTTATGGTTTCACTGCTGAACCAGATTTTCTTTATTTAATTGATAAAAATAACGGTAAGGTTTTACAGCAAATTAATTTAAAAACTGCTCCAGATTATATTATTCGTAAAGGTGATAAATTGTATGTCCGTACTTATGATACTGACTATGTATTTGAAATAAAATTTATGAATAAAATGTAGGGGTAGCAATGCCTATCTTGCTCTACTTTAATATTATTTAATCTGCTGATCTACCTGCGAAATGTCCGCTTTAAGCTAAGAAATATTAGATTGATTTAGCCAAGCATTTCGCCCAATGTTTTAGGGGCAATTCCCGATAGATATCTCCGTTCCTGATTAAGATATAACCAAGTCGGAATTTGAGAAACTAACTTTCGATCTCCTTCAAAAGTGATTTTTTGGGACTTTAATGCCAAATCGAGAGGATCGTAGCCCATTACCACATGAACGATCGCACTAAGCTCTGCTGTAATTAAAATATCAACTTCAAAACCTGGATCTTGCATACAGACATCAACCCTTCTTTCTTCTACTACTACCCAATAACTACGTTGTTGGATGCCCTGTTTAGGAATTTTTCTCAAGTCAAATTGGAAGACAATTTTTTCTTCAGGCATCGCATCTAAATTAAAACCTCGTCGTAGCGACCACATAAACAATTCAGGATCGAGTTGTTCTGCTGTCAAGCGATCGCTTGTCCAATGCTGCGCCCATACACCCATTGCTTCAATGATGGGGCGTAAAGCTTCTCCTGCTTCTGTCAAGAGATAAAGTGAGCCTTGTCCTGTTTTCTTTTCTTGACGGATAATAAGACCTGTATTTTCCATTTCCTTCAAGCGTTTAATCAACAAAGCGCGTGACATTAAAGGAACTCCGCGACTAATTTCATTGAAATGGCAACTACCAGACATCATTTCTCGCAAAATTAGTGGTGTCCAGCGTTCGCAGATGGCTTCTGCTGCCCTGGCAACTGGACAATATTGACCGTAACTCTTACTCATTTTGCTTCTTTTTTTAACTTTCTCTTCTCAGGTTCAGATTTTGATCTAGTATCACAATTTTTCCTGTCACAGAATAAAAACAACACAAGATTTCACATGGAGTGCAATAAATAATTATGCTAGAACTTAAAGATTATCCTCAGTCTCAAACTGTTGATTGGCGTGCCTTAGCAGAATCTATAGGAGAACAATGTGCCAAAGAAGAACTTTTCGCCGATGATTCCGATGGTTTTGTCGCCAAGAATTTTGCTCTTCTCCAAGAATCTGGGCTAACAAGAGCAGGAGTACCAGTTGAATTTGGTGGTGGGGGTGCAACCTACAGAGAAATTTGCGATATATTGCGTATTTTAGGTCGTCATTGCAGTTCCACAGCATTAGCATTATCGATGCATACTCATCAAGTAATGGTCAATGTCTGGAAGTGGCAGCATCAAAACGCCCCTGTTGAAGGTTTACTTCGTCGCATTGCTGTTGAGCAAATTATGTTACTCAGTACTGGCGGTGGAGACTGGCTTAATGGTTCGGGAACAGCAACACTCACTGAAGGTGGTTTTATCATCAATGCCTGCAAAAGTTTTGTTAGTGGTGTTCCCGCAGGAGATTTGTTAATTACCAGTGCTGTCTATGAAGACCCTACAGCGGGAAAAACAGTACTACATTTCGCATTACCAATGAATACACCAGGAGTATCGGTCGAACCCGTATGGCAAGCTATGGGCATGAGGGGAACTGGTTCTCACAATGTGCGACTCTCTAATGTTTTTGTTCCAGAACAAAAGATCGCTTTACAACGCCCTGCTGGCAAATGGCATCCCGCTTTTCATCTGATTACAGCGATCGCTATCCCGATTATTTACTCCGTATACGTTGGTATTGCCGAAGCTGCGAGAAACTTAGTGGTTCAACAAGCGACTCAGCGACAAAATGATTCCCATATCTGTTATCTAGTTGGTGGTTTAGAAAATGAATTAGCTACAGCCAAGTTAGCACTGCAACAGATGATTGCTCTTTCTGAGTCTAACCAACCTAGTTTGGAAACTACTAATCAAGTCATGATGGGACGTACCATAGTTGCTAAAAGTGTATTAAATTCAATGGATTTGGCAATGGAAATTGCTGGTGGAAGAGCTTTTCAACGTTCTTTTGGTCTAGAAAAACTGTTTCGAGATGCTCAAGGTGTGAGATATCATCCATTAAGGGAAAAAGCTCAACGCCAACTTACTGGTAAGTTGGCACTGGGGGTGTCACCAAACACTTTCTAGGGGCGTTAAGTCTCAGGGGGTGATAACAAACTTCTTCAGGATCAGAGAATAAGCTTTTTAGCTCTCATAATCTGTTGGTAAAAAGGTAGTTTGTTGGGAGTCAGTATGATTAATTTTTCAATCCAATGATGACATATTTGAAAATTTTCATCCCACAAACTTCCGTGTAAAATTATCCAATTCGAGTGGTCAACATTATGGGGTTTCCCCAGAATTACGCCCTCAAAAAATTGCTGTGTCTTTTTGTTATTGGCAAAATGTAGGCGATCGCATTACTCAACTTGCTTTGGAATTAAATTTACTACGATTATGAGGCCCATCAAAATCAATAATTGGGCCTAAAGGAACAATACCACTAGGATTAATATGAGGATGACTTTGATAATAATGACGCTTGATATGATCTAATTTACAAGTTTCTTTAATTCCAGAATGTTGATAAATTTCTTTGAGATAATTCCATAAATTTTCATACTCCCAAATATGACGGAGATTACATTTAAAGTGAACGTAATAAACTAAATCGAAGCGTAATAAAGTAGTAAACATACAAATATCTGCTGCGGTAAAACTATTACCACACAAGAATCTTTGTTCGCCCAAAACACTATTCCAATGATCTAAATTTTCAAACAGTTCGATGACAGCTTCGTTATAAGCTTCTTGAGAAGTAGCAAATCCTGCGCGATATACTCCATTATTAATGGGATTATAAATAGCATTAATTGTTTGATTAATTTTATCTTTTAATTGCTCTGGATATAAACTAACTTTTTTCGTAGCTAAAGCAGTAAATTCCCAATCCAACATCTCGATAATTTCACGAGATTCGTTATTCACAATTGTGTTAGTTTGTTTGTCCCATAGTATCGGTACAGTAACTCTTCCTGTATAATTTGAATCAGCATGGGCATAAACTTCCCGCAAATATTTAGCATGATTAATTGAGTCAGGAATAGTACTCGCAAAATCAGCAAAAGTCCAACCTTCATCACCCATAAAAGGATGAACTACGGAGATAGAAATAACATCTTCTAAACCTTTTAATTTCCTAACAATTAAAGTTCGATGCGCCCAAGGACAAGCATAGGAAACATATAAATGATAACGATTAGCTTCTGCTTTAAAACCACTCGAACCATCAGCAGTTATGCGATCGCGAAAAGTAGTTGGGTTGCGTTGAAAATTGCCACTGCGATCGTTGTGATAGCTTTGTTTTTGCCATTTGCCATCGATCATCATTCCTGTTGCCATCTTGATTGTCCTTTGCTGATATTTAAATATTAATTTTTAAAATTATTTGATAATTACAAAAGAATTGAGCATTTTATTGACTATCGGACTAAATTTTTGATAGTTTTGTGCTTCAGCCGTATAAGTAATAATATAAACTCGATTATTTCTAATTGTCCAAATTTGCATTCTTTGGAGTTTATTTCCCCCTTCTTCTCCATGATAGACTACTTTTCTAGCTTCTCCATTGGCTAAAGTCGCTACACTTGCAGAGATTAAATTAGGGTCGGATAATTTTTTAATTTCTTGAATTGATTGATTAGTATATTCACTGAGAGATAAAGAAGTAGATAATTCTTCGATCATAACGCTGATATTTTCCTGAAAATTATCTTGCGCTTCTGAATCGGGTGCAGTAAAAACTATTCCTGTAGTAAAAAAATCATTTCTTGATTCAGCAGACCAATCTTTAGGATAATGAATTTTAATGCCATATTCTGGATCGCTATAGGTGACAAAAGTTGTTTTTTCTGGGGTTAGTAACTTCCAAAAACTAAAGCTCAAAATAACTATAATTGTTCCTACAATAATAATTAAACGAAGAGAAATTTTATGAGAAAGATCTGGCAGTTTTGGTTGATTCTCTTGAGGTGATAATGTAGTAAAATCTGGTTGATTTTGATTATTTTCCAGTTGAGCTAAATCTTCTAAAACTGCTATAGCTGATTGATAGCGTTCTTGAGGAAGATAACGCACCATTCGCTCAATAATAGTTAAGAGATTTGGTGAATATTTATATTCAGAACGAATGCGATCACGCCAAATAATTTCTCCTTGATCGTCAAAAGATAATTGTTTAGGAAACAATCCAGTAATTGCTTGAATAGCGATTATACCAACACTATAAATATCACTACTAAAATTTGGAAAACCATTCATTTGTTCCGACGCAGTATAACCTTGACTTTGAATTACTACTGTAGGAGTAACAGGAGTAAATTGTCCCTGAGTGTTAGCGACGTGAGTACTAATTCGTTTAACTGCGCCAAAATCAATGACAATAATTTTGCCGTCGGATTTCCTTCTCATCAAATTAGAAGGCTTCAGATCTCGATGAATTACACCATGTTGCTGAATAAAAACTAAGACATTACAAATATCTTTTAATAGTTCAATAACTTGAGGTTCACTTAAAGAATGTTCGGGAATAATTTCTTGGGTGAGATCGTAACCATCGATAAATTCTTGGACTAAAAAAAATTCTTCATTTTCTTCAAAATATGCCAAGAGTCGAGGAATTTGATCGTGACTTCCTAAATCAACTAAAGTGTTAGCTTCTTCAGCAAATAAACGTCTAGAAATTGCTAAAGTGTTGCGATCGCAGCGCGCCTCGCCCTTGGCGAGATCGCTTCTTTGGGGTTTGAGTTGTTTGACGACACAAAGACAATTAAAACATTGTCGATCTTCTGCTAAGAAAGTAATGCCAATCCCCCCTCGCCCCAATTGTTTGATCACATAGTATCTTCCCCGTAGGGTTGTACCGATTAGATTGACATTCATCAGAATTAACTAGTCTTCAATTTAAGTGATAAAAAACTTGGCAGGATTACATTGATTTAGGCTTCTGTCTGTTTTTTTATGCAATTAAAATTCTGAATGAGTTAATTCTACTATTAATCGGACTTTCTCCTGGCGGATACTACAAAAATTTAATGCTTTAATCGCCTAAAAATGAGCTTTAACACCAGACAATTTATTTCTTAATTAAGAAGAAGTAGAAGTTGCTAAACGACGTTTTTTCAATTTAACGATAGTATGTTGATGAACTCTACTATTAATTGGGTAAAAATAAGTCAAGATTAAACTGATAATCAGTGCTGTTGTTGGTAGAATAACAATCGCCTGACGAATTGCCACTAACGCAGAATGGGGTTGTACTAATGTAATCGGTCCAGGAATTGCAGCTTGAAAACCTGACCAATCTAACCATTGTCCTACGAAAAATAATCCTACAGCAAAAGTAATTTGGTAGATAAACATCAGGATACTATAAAATAATCCTTCTCTTCTTTCTCCTGTAGTTAATTCATCCCAATCAATTACTTCTGGTAACATCGAAGCAGGGATAAAGTAGGTGGTAGACATTCCCACTCCTGCTACCATTGCTAAAGAATACATCGTAAAACATTCTCCTGGTTGGAGATAAAATAAACCAATCTCCGCCACAATCCAAATAATGCTACCTAAAGCAAAGACTTTCTTTTTACCTAGTTGTTTGCTGAGAGGTTCCCAAATAAACAAAGCTACTAAAGCGGTTGTTTGCATTAATAAGACTACTTGGGTAACTACAGCAGAGTTAAGTTT includes these proteins:
- a CDS encoding acyl-CoA dehydrogenase: MLELKDYPQSQTVDWRALAESIGEQCAKEELFADDSDGFVAKNFALLQESGLTRAGVPVEFGGGGATYREICDILRILGRHCSSTALALSMHTHQVMVNVWKWQHQNAPVEGLLRRIAVEQIMLLSTGGGDWLNGSGTATLTEGGFIINACKSFVSGVPAGDLLITSAVYEDPTAGKTVLHFALPMNTPGVSVEPVWQAMGMRGTGSHNVRLSNVFVPEQKIALQRPAGKWHPAFHLITAIAIPIIYSVYVGIAEAARNLVVQQATQRQNDSHICYLVGGLENELATAKLALQQMIALSESNQPSLETTNQVMMGRTIVAKSVLNSMDLAMEIAGGRAFQRSFGLEKLFRDAQGVRYHPLREKAQRQLTGKLALGVSPNTF
- the mazE_1 gene encoding putative cell growth regulatory protein, whose protein sequence is MKIQVELKKWGNSLGLRIPYQIAEYLRITENSKVSLVVEGDCLIVKKEKPMPNLDEILDIIPDNFEYPEDIAGFVNSEPVGNKLI
- a CDS encoding transcriptional regulator; its protein translation is MSKSYGQYCPVARAAEAICERWTPLILREMMSGSCHFNEISRGVPLMSRALLIKRLKEMENTGLIIRQEKKTGQGSLYLLTEAGEALRPIIEAMGVWAQHWTSDRLTAEQLDPELFMWSLRRGFNLDAMPEEKIVFQFDLRKIPKQGIQQRSYWVVVEERRVDVCMQDPGFEVDILITAELSAIVHVVMGYDPLDLALKSQKITFEGDRKLVSQIPTWLYLNQERRYLSGIAPKTLGEMLG
- a CDS encoding Mo-dependent nitrogenase family protein, translated to MSSLTEKKNNKFPNPIQFIQKQFDNLEIQSEQVARQIVRLIPAQCPFAREVRLFGRVMFRIPPLCKLNPLYEQLMTLRFRALCFLADQCGEDITIYCT
- a CDS encoding serine/threonine kinase, which translates into the protein MNVNLIGTTLRGRYYVIKQLGRGGIGITFLAEDRQCFNCLCVVKQLKPQRSDLAKGEARCDRNTLAISRRLFAEEANTLVDLGSHDQIPRLLAYFEENEEFFLVQEFIDGYDLTQEIIPEHSLSEPQVIELLKDICNVLVFIQQHGVIHRDLKPSNLMRRKSDGKIIVIDFGAVKRISTHVANTQGQFTPVTPTVVIQSQGYTASEQMNGFPNFSSDIYSVGIIAIQAITGLFPKQLSFDDQGEIIWRDRIRSEYKYSPNLLTIIERMVRYLPQERYQSAIAVLEDLAQLENNQNQPDFTTLSPQENQPKLPDLSHKISLRLIIIVGTIIVILSFSFWKLLTPEKTTFVTYSDPEYGIKIHYPKDWSAESRNDFFTTGIVFTAPDSEAQDNFQENISVMIEELSTSLSLSEYTNQSIQEIKKLSDPNLISASVATLANGEARKVVYHGEEGGNKLQRMQIWTIRNNRVYIITYTAEAQNYQKFSPIVNKMLNSFVIIK
- a CDS encoding NUDIX hydrolase, producing MTHRNPAPTVDIIIELSDRSERPIVLIERKNTPFGWAIPGGFIDYGESAETAAIREAKEEVSLDVELVEQFQVYSEPNRDPRQHTLAIVFIAKATGQPQAADDAKNIGIFHSWEIPTSLCFDHDRIMKDYWRYRHYGIRPHY
- a CDS encoding Glutathione S-transferase domain protein, translated to MATGMMIDGKWQKQSYHNDRSGNFQRNPTTFRDRITADGSSGFKAEANRYHLYVSYACPWAHRTLIVRKLKGLEDVISISVVHPFMGDEGWTFADFASTIPDSINHAKYLREVYAHADSNYTGRVTVPILWDKQTNTIVNNESREIIEMLDWEFTALATKKVSLYPEQLKDKINQTINAIYNPINNGVYRAGFATSQEAYNEAVIELFENLDHWNSVLGEQRFLCGNSFTAADICMFTTLLRFDLVYYVHFKCNLRHIWEYENLWNYLKEIYQHSGIKETCKLDHIKRHYYQSHPHINPSGIVPLGPIIDFDGPHNRSKFNSKAS
- a CDS encoding endoribonuclease L-PSP → MSNKKIIRTQNAPAPVGPYNQAIATSGQMIFVAGQIALDPQTGEIVGSGDVAKQTQQVMSNIEAILKEAGANWENVVKTSVFLTDLGNFGTVNQVYGQYFDEATAPARACVEVSRLPKDVLVEIECIAVI
- a CDS encoding cytochrome P450, coding for MRQPPGPPNSRWLRTLRLFKFIFQPLEYFNENYDRYGDIYQLGRHTSSPLVVLSNPQAIKEVFTTPSEKFEIGKNNAGLEFLVGNNSLIIQDGEFHQRQRKLLMPVFHGECLQSYGEQIIEITKQVTNQWQIGELIRVRTYMQEITLRVILQIVFGLNSQQPRYAQLRQLLCAWLEIISSPLSSSLIFFEFLRQDWGAWSPWGRFVVLRKQIKELLYEEIKARREQTQPIGKDILSLLLATTDETGKPMSDEEIHDELITMLMAGHETTASALVWALYWVHYLPQVKEKILHELNELGEERTWHQIVQLPYLNATIAETLRIYPITTGTFTRRAKAPLQILDYQFPAGTAFGISIYLTHWREDLYPQPELFRPERFLERQYSPYEYLPFGGGNRRCLGSALAQMEMKLVIATILSNWQLALTSNQPLKPVRRGLTIAAPSNFKMKVCDRSMPQ